The Hahella sp. HNIBRBA332 genome window below encodes:
- a CDS encoding PspA/IM30 family protein, with protein sequence MNHEVLYMYYMQKMMTAVRGATRESAERVVDANAIRIFEQEIYECECAMGQAKHDLARVMAEKMRLERGIARRARYVAEKETQAGQALEKGLEDLAQDLATVIADQEKTLADERKASEKLGEHERKLRLSLQSAAQSIQNYRRELRMVQATQSTQQATASLTVRANSMGSRISDMQDSLQRIRDRQERFDDMKRAMEQLDDGLNDDGLEDKLRKAGIGPRTEADAVLERIRKKSA encoded by the coding sequence ATGAATCACGAGGTGCTTTATATGTACTACATGCAAAAAATGATGACCGCCGTACGCGGCGCAACACGTGAGAGCGCTGAGCGGGTGGTGGACGCAAACGCTATCCGCATCTTTGAACAGGAAATCTACGAATGCGAATGCGCCATGGGGCAGGCCAAGCACGATCTGGCCCGGGTGATGGCGGAAAAAATGCGACTGGAGCGGGGTATCGCCCGTCGCGCCAGATATGTGGCGGAAAAGGAAACACAAGCCGGTCAGGCGCTGGAAAAAGGATTGGAGGACTTGGCTCAGGATCTGGCTACTGTGATTGCCGATCAGGAAAAAACGCTTGCGGATGAGCGCAAGGCGTCGGAAAAGCTGGGAGAGCATGAGAGAAAGTTACGCCTGAGTCTGCAATCCGCAGCCCAGAGCATCCAGAACTATCGACGTGAGCTGCGCATGGTGCAAGCCACACAGAGTACGCAGCAGGCGACGGCCTCCCTGACCGTTCGCGCCAATTCCATGGGGTCGCGTATCAGCGATATGCAGGATTCCCTGCAGCGCATTAGAGACCGTCAGGAGCGCTTCGATGATATGAAGCGCGCTATGGAGCAGTTGGATGATGGGCTGAACGACGATGGTCTGGAGGATAAGTTGCGGAAAGCGGGCATTGGTCCCAGAACCGAGGCCGACGCGGTACTGGAGCGCATTCGTAAAAAATCAGCCTGA
- a CDS encoding efflux RND transporter periplasmic adaptor subunit, with the protein MRPLYHAVAFSLATLIYGVAPVAAADEPVVHTETVRLEAYSLPIETSGVLANQSEQTLSFKTSGIVADIAVKEGQRMRAGDLIAILDREEIAAEVAQAEAYRDDARRNLERFNKLYGSKVAPLEQVQSAETALRVASARLKVAQFNFKHSEIVAPSDGVVLRRLIEPNELVSAQRPAFVFAQENAGWVIRVGVSDKEIVRLREGDKAEVRLDAYPGQALSGDVYEIAAKASPGSGVFEVEVRLHPHDARLLSGMVARVTLTPKAEVQLVMIPLSAIISAGGKNAEVFVLDANNRAHRRRIVLRDFSASHVAVAHGLKAGETLVTRGATGLVEGMLATPVALASNP; encoded by the coding sequence ATGCGCCCCCTTTACCATGCCGTGGCCTTCTCTCTGGCGACGCTGATCTATGGCGTTGCGCCTGTGGCCGCCGCAGACGAGCCTGTCGTGCATACGGAAACCGTTCGTCTGGAAGCCTATTCCCTCCCCATAGAAACCAGCGGCGTCCTCGCCAATCAATCGGAACAAACGCTGTCCTTTAAAACGTCGGGAATCGTTGCGGACATCGCAGTGAAAGAAGGTCAGCGAATGCGCGCCGGGGACCTGATCGCTATCCTCGACAGAGAGGAAATCGCCGCGGAAGTGGCGCAGGCTGAAGCTTACCGTGACGACGCCCGCCGCAATCTGGAGCGATTCAATAAGTTGTACGGCAGCAAGGTCGCACCGCTGGAGCAGGTGCAGTCCGCCGAAACCGCATTGCGGGTGGCGAGCGCCCGTCTCAAAGTCGCACAATTCAATTTCAAACATTCTGAAATCGTCGCCCCTAGCGATGGCGTTGTACTGCGCCGCCTGATTGAGCCCAACGAACTGGTCAGCGCGCAACGTCCTGCATTCGTCTTCGCACAAGAAAATGCCGGATGGGTTATTCGCGTTGGCGTCAGCGACAAAGAAATTGTGCGCCTGAGAGAAGGGGACAAGGCGGAGGTGCGCTTGGACGCATATCCCGGTCAGGCTCTGAGTGGGGACGTTTACGAAATCGCAGCGAAAGCCAGTCCCGGCAGCGGCGTTTTTGAAGTGGAAGTACGTCTGCACCCCCATGACGCACGCCTGTTATCAGGCATGGTCGCGCGCGTGACGCTGACGCCCAAAGCGGAGGTGCAACTGGTCATGATTCCGCTCAGCGCCATCATCAGCGCCGGCGGTAAAAATGCCGAGGTTTTCGTACTGGACGCCAATAACCGCGCGCATCGCCGCCGTATCGTATTGCGTGACTTTTCCGCGTCCCATGTCGCTGTGGCTCATGGACTGAAGGCAGGGGAAACCCTGGTCACTCGCGGCGCCACCGGTCTGGTGGAAGGTATGCTGGCGACGCCTGTCGCGCTGGCTTCCAATCCCTGA
- a CDS encoding zinc transporter ZntB, whose amino-acid sequence MTDSHPIIHAFQLDGGGSATPIPVEEAAEAAQDKSRLTWLHINVLNPGALNLLENQLGLDWLIAEALMADETRPRMMELNEGVLIILRGVNLNQGAEPEDMVSLRAWITEYGVISAGRRQLKATADIIEKLEQNMGPCGAGEWLTEMCVELYDHMQSAVTTLNETTDDLEDRVLVSQDESIRESIISTRKRAIVFRRYISPQRDVIARLQTSELPWISANDKRRLTEVMDWLTRYVEDLDAIRERSQVIKDELAAAMNDRLNRHLYLLSIVAAVSLPLGLLTGLFGINIGGMPGVDDGNAFWLFSVLLVALLVLEIVYLRKKGWI is encoded by the coding sequence GTGACTGACTCCCATCCGATTATTCACGCATTTCAACTGGACGGCGGCGGCAGCGCAACGCCCATCCCCGTAGAAGAAGCCGCCGAGGCGGCGCAGGACAAATCCCGCCTGACCTGGTTACACATCAATGTGTTGAATCCCGGCGCGCTTAATTTATTGGAAAATCAACTCGGCCTGGACTGGCTCATCGCCGAGGCGCTGATGGCCGACGAAACCCGTCCTCGGATGATGGAGCTGAATGAAGGAGTATTGATCATTCTGCGCGGCGTCAACCTGAACCAGGGAGCGGAGCCGGAAGACATGGTGTCGCTGCGGGCCTGGATCACCGAATACGGCGTCATCAGCGCCGGGCGGCGGCAATTGAAGGCGACGGCGGACATAATCGAAAAGCTGGAGCAGAACATGGGCCCCTGCGGCGCCGGCGAGTGGCTCACGGAAATGTGCGTCGAGCTTTATGATCACATGCAAAGCGCTGTCACCACACTGAACGAAACCACTGACGATCTGGAAGATCGGGTATTGGTGTCTCAGGACGAGTCCATTCGTGAATCCATCATTTCCACCCGCAAGCGAGCAATCGTGTTTCGTCGCTATATCTCACCGCAACGGGATGTGATCGCCCGTCTGCAAACGTCGGAGCTGCCCTGGATCAGCGCTAACGACAAGCGCAGACTAACGGAGGTAATGGACTGGCTGACCCGTTATGTGGAGGATCTGGACGCTATCCGCGAGCGTTCTCAGGTGATCAAAGACGAGTTGGCGGCGGCCATGAACGACCGCCTGAACCGCCACCTGTATCTGCTCTCCATAGTCGCCGCAGTATCCCTGCCGCTGGGCCTGCTCACCGGCCTGTTCGGCATTAATATCGGCGGCATGCCAGGCGTAGATGACGGCAATGCGTTCTGGCTGTTCTCGGTTCTGTTGGTCGCTCTACTGGTGCTGGAAATCGTCTATCTGCGCAAGAAAGGCTGGATTTAA
- a CDS encoding alpha/beta fold hydrolase → MTHAYYHPREQYLKVNSIQICYEELGDPDGEPVLLIMGLACQMTAWPPEFLEPLVEAGFRLIRLDNRDIGHSSEIDCPHRAPVPVDFVRSKLGLPVTASYTLYDMADDAIALLDALNIERAHLVGVSMGGMISQIVAARQPQRIKSLTLMMTSNNSPKQPMPDLGTLWRINGGGVRGHHQEAALRRGVAFWETVQSPSFPTPKERILQRIARDYQRSYRPKGIVRQMRAILATGSLEKLARDITMPTLILHGSADPLMKPKNGQMLKQSIAHAKLEMIPGWGHDLPLPLLPKLAQKVIEHARSVG, encoded by the coding sequence ATGACCCACGCGTATTACCACCCCCGGGAGCAGTACCTCAAGGTAAACTCCATTCAGATTTGTTACGAAGAACTGGGCGACCCAGATGGCGAGCCGGTGTTGCTCATCATGGGGCTCGCCTGTCAGATGACGGCCTGGCCGCCGGAATTTCTGGAGCCATTGGTGGAGGCGGGCTTTCGCCTGATCCGGCTCGATAATCGGGATATCGGCCACTCCTCGGAAATTGATTGCCCCCATCGGGCGCCGGTGCCAGTAGACTTTGTGCGCTCCAAGCTGGGCTTGCCGGTCACGGCTTCCTATACGTTGTACGATATGGCGGACGACGCCATTGCATTGCTTGACGCCTTGAATATAGAGCGCGCGCATCTGGTGGGCGTCTCTATGGGGGGAATGATTTCGCAGATTGTCGCAGCGCGACAGCCGCAGCGGATCAAGTCCCTGACTTTGATGATGACCTCCAACAACAGCCCCAAGCAACCGATGCCGGATCTGGGAACGCTATGGCGCATCAACGGCGGCGGTGTTCGCGGACATCATCAGGAGGCCGCGTTGAGACGCGGCGTAGCGTTCTGGGAGACGGTGCAAAGTCCGTCCTTCCCTACACCCAAAGAGCGCATTCTGCAGCGCATCGCCAGAGATTATCAGCGCAGCTATCGACCCAAAGGCATTGTCCGGCAGATGCGGGCGATCCTCGCCACAGGCAGTCTGGAGAAGCTGGCGCGGGACATCACCATGCCAACACTGATTTTGCATGGCTCGGCGGATCCTTTGATGAAACCCAAGAATGGGCAGATGCTGAAGCAAAGCATCGCCCACGCGAAGTTAGAGATGATTCCCGGTTGGGGGCATGATCTGCCGCTGCCTTTGTTGCCGAAACTGGCGCAAAAAGTCATCGAACATGCGCGATCTGTCGGTTAA
- a CDS encoding class I SAM-dependent methyltransferase produces the protein MSERNHHQPEWDEAVTRWYCENYGEWPSNEFVVEAADLKPDSCVLDIGCGGGQALRLASEVVTKGRLVGVEPTPLMLQFAKEHKDNAASIEYLAGAAESLPLANASVDIAWAVNTLHHWRDIPAGLTEAARVIRPGGQLILAEDADVTDRSAMSEEALRSALEQAGFMDFRIVPTQRGEVLCYLYQCRRGQG, from the coding sequence ATGTCGGAGAGAAATCATCATCAACCTGAATGGGATGAGGCGGTCACGCGTTGGTATTGTGAAAACTACGGTGAGTGGCCAAGCAATGAGTTTGTGGTGGAGGCGGCGGACTTAAAGCCGGATAGCTGCGTGCTGGATATTGGTTGCGGCGGCGGGCAGGCGTTGCGGTTAGCCTCTGAGGTGGTGACGAAGGGGCGACTGGTGGGCGTTGAACCCACTCCGTTGATGCTGCAATTCGCCAAAGAACATAAGGATAACGCCGCATCGATTGAGTATCTGGCGGGCGCAGCGGAATCACTGCCGCTGGCGAACGCCTCCGTGGATATCGCCTGGGCGGTGAATACGCTGCATCATTGGCGCGATATACCAGCGGGGCTGACGGAGGCTGCGCGTGTCATCCGCCCAGGCGGGCAGTTGATCCTTGCCGAGGATGCAGACGTGACGGACCGCTCCGCTATGAGTGAGGAAGCGCTGCGCAGCGCTCTGGAGCAGGCGGGGTTTATGGATTTTCGAATTGTCCCCACCCAGCGAGGAGAAGTGCTTTGTTACCTTTACCAATGTCGCAGGGGACAGGGCTGA
- a CDS encoding efflux RND transporter permease subunit, which translates to MRLPELAIRNHAFAWVAVLLLLGLGLVSFLTMPRSEDPQFDFPTTLTTVLYPGATPVDMERLVVDPIEDAINELEDLKSVYTEIEDGLVLVRTEFLYGSDPEDKFEDVVGAIQSIRSELPPDLARLNTEKLSPADVNILQIALVSGSASTKEFKYYAERLETRLERVAGVKRVDVKGLANLEVQVKADWVLLRRHGVSLDELAEVVRRAAQNLPGGYVNGDDRRFNVRTSGDYKDIETLARTVVRTRDGHAVYIGDLADIRLQDGAPTYRARYQGEPAVFITVVQRKGSNIFDVMAGVKGALAAFSAELPETFQTHLAHDQSVSVNERVDGFFENLWQGLLLVAVVVLTSLGARAAFVIVLAIPFSILIGLGWLDLTGFGLQQMSIVGLVIALGLLVDNAIVVTENVERYLRQGDSREDAAIKGTSQVGWAVVSGTVTTVLAFLPILLLQSGSGTFIRSMPVTVILTLAASLLIALTITPLLASRFLKSGVTSSAPGWLLRSLTTFADGPYTRGLTWSLRRPWLVLLISVLFLAGAMSLFGHVGVSLFPKAEKSMILVNVETPEGSTFESTRKAAQEVEQNLMAQPGVIAVATNIGKSNPRVYYNTMDSKQQPNYAQLLVQLTPRPYQEIEQWVSEQREHYKSFADAQVRFKEFHQGPPVQAPITIRVTGDNIERLRQAAQDVSDIIANADGAINVDAPISRHKVDLRVNINRDKAAFHHVSLDAIDRTVRGGLVGLNVGSLRDDDGEDYPIIVTARERAEPELDQFQRMMVANAEGVLTPLIQVADVELETAVPKFQHYNLERMAMVTADVKPGYQTEAVTNAIVDKLDAYSWPQGVHYTVGGEQENRKESFGGMAKALLVAIIGIFAVLVMQFRSFSQPLIIFAALPFAIIGAILGLYLTGNTFSFTAFVGLTSLVGIVVNNSIILVDYANQIRTEGVEVSEAMTQSARTRLIPILLTSLTTIGGLLPLTLTGSSMWAPMGWTIIGGLTTSTLLTLFVAPVLYRLFEGSGRQVKRANDAQNNQRDGEAMTTYSTTQ; encoded by the coding sequence ATGCGCCTGCCGGAATTAGCGATCCGTAATCACGCCTTCGCCTGGGTCGCCGTTTTACTGCTGCTCGGCCTCGGATTGGTTTCCTTTCTCACCATGCCGCGTTCGGAAGATCCACAATTCGACTTCCCCACCACGCTCACCACCGTTCTGTACCCCGGCGCAACGCCTGTGGACATGGAACGCCTGGTGGTCGATCCCATTGAGGACGCCATCAACGAATTGGAGGATCTGAAGTCGGTTTACACCGAGATCGAAGACGGTCTGGTGCTGGTGCGAACGGAATTTCTATACGGCAGCGATCCAGAAGATAAGTTTGAGGATGTCGTCGGAGCCATTCAAAGTATTCGCAGCGAGTTACCCCCTGATCTTGCTCGTCTGAACACGGAGAAATTGTCGCCGGCGGATGTGAATATTCTGCAGATCGCTCTGGTTTCCGGTTCCGCCTCCACCAAAGAGTTCAAATACTACGCGGAGCGTTTGGAAACCCGGCTGGAGAGAGTCGCCGGCGTCAAACGCGTCGACGTCAAAGGGCTGGCGAATCTGGAAGTGCAGGTGAAAGCGGACTGGGTATTGCTGCGACGTCATGGCGTGTCACTGGACGAACTGGCGGAAGTGGTGCGCAGAGCGGCGCAAAATCTGCCCGGGGGATACGTCAACGGCGACGACCGCCGTTTCAACGTTCGCACCAGCGGCGATTATAAAGACATTGAAACGCTCGCCCGCACCGTCGTACGTACTCGCGACGGCCATGCGGTCTACATCGGCGACTTGGCGGATATCCGCCTGCAAGACGGCGCGCCCACCTACCGCGCTCGCTATCAAGGCGAGCCCGCTGTCTTTATCACAGTGGTTCAACGCAAGGGCAGCAATATCTTCGATGTCATGGCGGGAGTGAAAGGCGCCCTCGCCGCCTTCTCTGCGGAGCTGCCGGAGACCTTCCAGACGCATCTCGCCCATGATCAGAGTGTGAGTGTCAACGAACGGGTCGACGGCTTCTTCGAAAATCTTTGGCAGGGCCTATTGTTGGTCGCCGTTGTAGTACTGACGTCCCTAGGCGCGCGCGCCGCTTTCGTCATCGTGCTGGCGATCCCTTTTTCCATCCTCATCGGATTGGGATGGCTGGACCTGACCGGTTTTGGCTTACAGCAGATGTCCATCGTCGGACTAGTAATCGCTCTAGGCTTGCTGGTGGACAACGCCATTGTGGTCACGGAAAACGTGGAACGCTATCTGCGCCAAGGCGACAGTCGGGAAGACGCCGCCATTAAAGGGACCTCACAAGTTGGCTGGGCGGTAGTGAGCGGCACCGTCACCACCGTGCTGGCGTTCCTGCCGATCCTGTTACTGCAGAGCGGCTCCGGCACTTTTATTCGCTCAATGCCGGTCACCGTCATCCTGACACTGGCCGCCTCCCTGCTGATCGCCCTTACCATTACGCCGCTTCTGGCCAGTCGCTTTCTAAAAAGCGGCGTAACGTCCTCCGCACCGGGCTGGCTATTGCGCTCACTGACAACCTTCGCAGACGGCCCCTATACTCGCGGTCTGACATGGAGTCTGCGCCGGCCATGGCTGGTGCTGCTGATTTCCGTCCTGTTTCTGGCGGGAGCCATGTCTCTGTTCGGTCATGTGGGAGTGAGCCTGTTTCCCAAGGCGGAGAAATCAATGATTCTGGTAAACGTGGAAACGCCGGAAGGCTCCACCTTTGAATCCACCCGTAAAGCGGCCCAGGAAGTAGAGCAAAACCTGATGGCGCAACCCGGGGTCATCGCCGTCGCCACCAATATCGGCAAGAGCAATCCTCGGGTTTACTACAACACCATGGACAGCAAACAGCAGCCCAATTACGCGCAGTTACTGGTGCAACTGACTCCACGGCCATACCAGGAGATTGAGCAGTGGGTGAGCGAGCAACGTGAACACTACAAGTCGTTCGCTGACGCTCAGGTGCGCTTCAAGGAGTTTCATCAGGGGCCGCCCGTGCAGGCGCCCATCACCATCCGCGTCACCGGAGACAATATTGAGCGTCTGCGGCAGGCGGCACAGGATGTCAGCGACATCATCGCCAACGCAGATGGAGCCATTAACGTGGACGCCCCTATCAGTCGCCATAAGGTAGATCTTCGCGTCAACATCAACCGCGACAAGGCGGCGTTTCATCACGTCAGTCTGGACGCCATCGACCGCACCGTGCGCGGCGGTCTGGTGGGGTTGAATGTCGGATCACTGCGGGATGACGATGGGGAGGATTACCCGATTATCGTCACCGCCCGAGAACGCGCAGAGCCGGAGCTGGACCAGTTTCAGCGCATGATGGTCGCCAATGCGGAAGGCGTGCTGACGCCGCTTATCCAGGTCGCGGATGTTGAGCTGGAAACCGCCGTCCCCAAGTTCCAACACTATAACCTGGAGCGCATGGCGATGGTGACCGCTGACGTCAAACCCGGGTATCAGACAGAGGCCGTCACCAACGCAATTGTAGACAAACTGGACGCCTATTCCTGGCCTCAGGGCGTCCACTATACCGTGGGCGGCGAGCAGGAAAACCGCAAAGAGTCATTCGGCGGCATGGCGAAGGCTTTGCTGGTGGCGATTATCGGCATCTTCGCCGTACTGGTGATGCAGTTCCGCTCTTTCTCGCAACCATTGATCATTTTCGCCGCCCTGCCCTTCGCCATTATCGGGGCGATACTCGGCCTCTACTTAACGGGCAATACCTTCTCGTTCACCGCCTTTGTTGGACTCACTTCACTGGTGGGCATTGTCGTCAACAATTCCATTATTCTGGTGGATTACGCCAACCAGATTCGCACGGAAGGCGTCGAAGTCAGCGAGGCGATGACGCAGTCCGCCCGAACCCGCTTGATTCCAATCCTATTGACGTCGCTGACCACGATTGGAGGTCTTCTCCCTCTAACCCTCACCGGATCATCGATGTGGGCGCCTATGGGCTGGACGATTATTGGCGGCCTCACCACCTCAACATTGCTGACGTTATTTGTGGCGCCGGTTCTTTATCGCCTGTTTGAGGGTTCAGGTAGACAGGTAAAAAGAGCAAACGACGCACAGAATAACCAACGGGATGGAGAGGCAATGACTACTTACTCAACCACTCAGTGA
- a CDS encoding EAL domain-containing protein → MTRWYLECYSGQGNQLKRLPVREFPFVVGRSDNVSFTIDATDVSRQHAEFHQEGGQLFVRDLSSTNGTFVNHCRINQVTPVCSGDVIHFAHIEARVVDEEDRPPTPTESTYSTMVMQGDLSQRIPLGARDLKELIAQTLVNAVFQPIVDIKGKAVAYELLGRGAHPNLLPSPGPLFTIAESVDLAVELSELFRVIGIKDAADHKLRLPLFVNTHPQELLDGPRLLATLEHVRKTHPNVELVLEIHEQAVTNFMVIQALAKEIRTMGIGLAYDDFGAGQARLVELAEAPPDVVKFDIALIRNIHKSPQRQELLELLVSMVHKMGVKALAEGVGSKEEAVVCQRMNFDLIQGFAFGYPMPITEWLSK, encoded by the coding sequence GTGACACGTTGGTATCTGGAATGTTATTCAGGCCAGGGTAATCAATTAAAGCGTCTACCGGTCAGGGAGTTTCCGTTTGTTGTCGGTCGCAGTGACAACGTCAGTTTCACCATAGACGCCACCGACGTATCCCGGCAGCACGCAGAGTTCCATCAAGAGGGAGGGCAGTTGTTCGTCCGCGATTTGTCCTCCACCAACGGCACTTTCGTCAATCACTGCCGTATTAATCAAGTGACCCCGGTTTGTAGCGGAGATGTTATCCACTTCGCCCATATCGAGGCGCGCGTGGTGGATGAAGAAGACCGTCCGCCTACGCCTACGGAGTCCACCTATTCCACCATGGTGATGCAAGGCGATCTGTCGCAGCGTATTCCTTTGGGAGCGAGAGATCTGAAGGAGCTGATTGCTCAAACACTGGTGAACGCCGTCTTTCAGCCCATCGTCGACATCAAAGGTAAGGCGGTCGCCTACGAGCTGTTGGGGAGAGGCGCGCATCCGAATCTGTTGCCCAGTCCGGGGCCGCTGTTCACCATTGCAGAGAGCGTTGATTTGGCGGTGGAGCTCAGCGAACTGTTCCGAGTGATTGGCATCAAAGATGCGGCTGATCATAAACTGAGACTGCCGTTGTTCGTGAACACCCACCCGCAAGAGTTACTGGATGGTCCACGTTTGCTGGCCACGCTGGAGCATGTGCGCAAGACGCACCCGAATGTAGAGCTGGTATTGGAGATCCATGAGCAGGCGGTCACTAATTTTATGGTGATTCAGGCCCTCGCCAAAGAAATCCGCACCATGGGAATTGGTTTGGCCTATGACGATTTCGGCGCTGGGCAGGCGCGTTTGGTGGAATTGGCGGAAGCCCCGCCGGATGTAGTGAAGTTTGATATCGCGCTGATTCGCAATATTCACAAATCGCCTCAGCGTCAGGAGTTATTGGAGCTGTTGGTGTCTATGGTGCACAAGATGGGAGTGAAGGCGCTGGCGGAAGGCGTCGGCTCCAAAGAGGAGGCCGTGGTATGCCAGCGCATGAATTTCGATCTGATCCAGGGGTTCGCCTTCGGTTACCCCATGCCCATCACTGAGTGGTTGAGTAAGTAG
- a CDS encoding YiaA/YiaB family inner membrane protein: MTVAEIQSNSKGWLFYVKSSFVIALAAVAAGIFFMPVDLLIKGYFSISTLFLISSTITLSKTMRDEHESHRLIHKINEARTNQMLRDYAE; this comes from the coding sequence ATGACAGTTGCAGAAATCCAGAGTAACTCCAAAGGTTGGTTGTTTTACGTGAAGTCTTCTTTCGTCATCGCGCTGGCTGCGGTGGCCGCCGGCATCTTTTTCATGCCGGTGGATTTGCTTATCAAAGGTTATTTCAGCATCAGTACGCTGTTTCTCATCAGCTCGACTATCACGCTGTCTAAAACCATGCGTGATGAACATGAATCTCATCGCCTTATTCACAAGATCAATGAAGCCAGAACCAACCAAATGCTGCGGGACTATGCAGAGTAA